A genomic window from Oceanobacillus timonensis includes:
- a CDS encoding DUF1002 domain-containing protein, producing the protein MNKKFLSLWKYVALSCILFFSILLPVSAASNTTIIYGEKLSEDQREEVRETLDISEDDTYEEHDVTGQDYADFIDGNPDANMYSSAGITLESNGTGLEVNILTPDNITEVTREMYMNALLTAGAENATVDVVSPVQVSGHSALTGIYKAYDVEGEDLEPERMELANDELEVATDLADNEDISDEDVSTLLTEIKKMIAEQDPVTREEVEQIVNEQLNNLEIQLNDADREMLIDLVNRMRDLDIDFGAMRDQLEDITNDLVERAEDLGLDKGFWERVANFFSDIFRSIANFFG; encoded by the coding sequence ATGAATAAAAAGTTCTTATCCTTATGGAAGTACGTTGCGCTAAGCTGCATATTATTTTTCAGTATTTTATTGCCTGTTTCGGCAGCTTCCAATACAACGATTATCTATGGGGAAAAGCTTAGTGAAGATCAACGGGAAGAAGTCAGGGAAACGCTGGATATATCAGAGGATGACACATACGAAGAACATGATGTGACAGGGCAGGATTATGCTGATTTTATAGATGGAAATCCAGATGCAAATATGTATTCTTCTGCAGGAATTACGTTAGAATCAAATGGAACCGGGCTGGAAGTAAATATTTTAACACCGGATAATATAACTGAAGTAACCAGAGAGATGTATATGAACGCTTTATTAACAGCAGGAGCAGAAAATGCTACGGTAGATGTTGTTTCACCTGTCCAAGTATCTGGCCATTCTGCATTGACAGGGATTTATAAAGCCTATGATGTAGAAGGAGAAGATTTAGAACCAGAACGGATGGAACTAGCAAATGATGAATTAGAAGTAGCAACAGATTTAGCTGATAATGAAGATATCAGTGATGAAGATGTAAGTACACTATTAACAGAAATCAAAAAAATGATTGCAGAACAAGACCCAGTTACAAGAGAAGAAGTAGAGCAAATTGTTAATGAGCAGCTGAACAATCTGGAGATTCAATTAAATGATGCGGATCGGGAAATGCTTATTGATTTGGTAAATAGAATGAGAGATTTGGACATTGATTTTGGAGCGATGAGAGATCAGCTGGAGGATATTACAAACGACCTTGTCGAAAGAGCGGAAGATTTAGGTTTAGACAAGGGATTTTGGGAGAGAGTGGCGAACTTCTTTAGTGATATCTTCCGTTCCATTGCAAACTTTTTTGGTTGA
- a CDS encoding 3D domain-containing protein produces MRKLVAALSAGFIITGAAATTVSADANEHKVESGESLWKIAAQYDTSVQNLLDINNLKSEVIHPKDVIKVSESDDEDGEETVYTVEKGDTLSAIAKEFDVSVSDIKEWNSLSSDVIVVGNELSINGASAEPVTEEPAQEEATEESAEEPAQEEESSEEPAEEPAQEEESSEEPAEESATEEESTEEESEPAQEEATVEQTSTEDTSASESEEQSSDDGSPEGETISVEATAYTADCNGCSGVTATGKDLSEDPDAKVIAVDPNVIPLGSEVYVEGYGHATAADTGGAISGNKVDLHVPSQGEAEDYGRQQVNVTIVE; encoded by the coding sequence ATGAGAAAACTCGTAGCAGCGTTATCTGCTGGTTTTATTATTACCGGTGCAGCTGCAACAACAGTTTCCGCTGACGCAAATGAACACAAGGTAGAATCAGGAGAGAGCTTATGGAAGATTGCGGCTCAATATGATACAAGCGTACAAAACTTACTTGATATAAATAATCTTAAATCAGAGGTCATTCACCCGAAAGATGTTATTAAGGTAAGTGAATCCGATGATGAAGATGGGGAAGAAACAGTATACACAGTAGAAAAAGGGGACACCCTTTCAGCTATTGCAAAAGAATTTGATGTATCTGTGAGTGATATTAAAGAATGGAACAGTCTTTCATCTGATGTTATCGTAGTCGGTAATGAATTATCTATTAACGGAGCGTCAGCTGAACCGGTAACAGAAGAACCAGCACAAGAAGAAGCTACAGAGGAATCAGCTGAAGAACCAGCACAAGAGGAAGAATCTTCCGAAGAGCCAGCTGAAGAACCAGCACAAGAAGAAGAATCTTCCGAAGAACCAGCTGAAGAATCAGCAACAGAAGAAGAATCTACTGAAGAAGAAAGCGAACCAGCACAGGAAGAAGCAACTGTAGAACAAACTTCAACTGAAGATACATCTGCTTCTGAATCAGAAGAGCAATCTTCAGATGATGGTTCTCCAGAAGGCGAAACAATTTCTGTAGAAGCAACAGCATACACAGCAGACTGTAATGGATGCTCTGGTGTTACTGCAACTGGTAAAGATTTAAGCGAAGATCCTGATGCAAAAGTGATTGCAGTAGATCCAAACGTGATTCCACTTGGAAGTGAAGTTTATGTAGAAGGCTATGGTCACGCAACTGCTGCTGATACTGGCGGCGCAATTTCAGGAAATAAAGTCGATCTTCATGTACCTTCTCAAGGAGAAGCTGAAGATTATGGAAGACAACAAGTTAACGTAACAATCGTTGAATAA
- a CDS encoding MFS transporter, translating to MDTHAGVKRNLAIMWFANFFISGSMTMVVPFISLYIQSMGNFSDSYVQTWSGLTFAVTFISAFIFAPIWGRVGDRFGRKRLLIMSAFGIGISVFLMGFATAVWQLFILRLLMGVVTGFIPMSQAFISTQTPREVAGRVLGTLQTGTITGQLMGPLLGGVLADTFGYASTFKWVAGTIFISGLLVTFGVKEMKIKYSTEEEDTKKFSSKELLQHIMHKPILVIVLLMSALVQIAHFSVQPILSLFVEKIHGPVNLAFFAGIAFSATGVGNLIMTRRWGRIGDKHGYTKILIIMLFASGLVYLPGMFITGIWQLVALRFMLGLFLGGVIPIRVAYIRQEAPLSTQGEVLGYDTSLRFFGNIVGPMLGGTIAATWGFSSVFLTTSLLLILCGFIMLIAWLRYEHEPNAKRSHSHSSVSR from the coding sequence ATTGATACACATGCAGGAGTAAAACGGAACTTAGCGATTATGTGGTTTGCTAATTTTTTTATTAGCGGCAGTATGACAATGGTAGTACCTTTTATTTCCTTATATATTCAGTCGATGGGAAATTTCTCTGACTCGTATGTGCAGACTTGGTCTGGATTAACCTTTGCCGTAACATTCATCAGTGCCTTTATTTTTGCACCAATTTGGGGAAGAGTCGGTGACCGCTTCGGCAGAAAACGGCTGCTGATTATGTCGGCATTCGGCATTGGCATTTCCGTCTTTTTAATGGGCTTTGCTACAGCCGTGTGGCAATTATTTATTTTACGCCTGTTAATGGGAGTTGTAACCGGGTTTATCCCGATGTCCCAAGCATTTATTTCAACCCAGACACCGAGAGAGGTGGCAGGAAGAGTATTAGGAACCTTGCAGACTGGTACCATCACCGGTCAATTGATGGGTCCTTTATTAGGTGGTGTATTAGCCGATACATTCGGATATGCCAGCACGTTTAAATGGGTTGCCGGAACTATCTTTATCTCCGGATTGCTCGTTACCTTTGGCGTGAAAGAGATGAAAATTAAATATTCAACAGAAGAAGAGGACACCAAAAAATTCTCCAGCAAAGAGTTATTGCAGCACATTATGCATAAACCAATCTTAGTGATTGTTCTGCTGATGTCTGCTCTTGTACAAATTGCACACTTTAGTGTCCAGCCCATTTTATCTTTATTTGTAGAAAAAATTCATGGCCCGGTCAATCTCGCATTCTTTGCAGGTATTGCTTTCTCAGCAACTGGCGTTGGAAACTTGATTATGACCAGACGTTGGGGACGCATTGGAGATAAACATGGTTATACCAAAATATTGATTATTATGCTATTTGCATCTGGTCTGGTGTACCTGCCAGGTATGTTTATCACAGGTATTTGGCAGTTAGTTGCTTTACGGTTCATGCTCGGTCTATTCCTTGGAGGAGTAATTCCAATCCGGGTCGCCTATATACGTCAGGAAGCACCGCTGTCCACACAAGGAGAAGTGCTTGGCTATGACACCAGTTTACGCTTTTTCGGTAATATTGTCGGACCAATGCTTGGCGGTACGATTGCAGCAACCTGGGGATTCTCATCCGTCTTTTTAACAACAAGTCTGCTGCTCATACTTTGCGGCTTTATTATGCTTATTGCTTGGTTACGATATGAACATGAACCAAATGCAAAACGTTCCCATTCACATTCTTCCGTCTCTAGGTAA
- a CDS encoding glycine C-acetyltransferase, with product MTSRNLDQFLESNIANLKEKGLYNEIDTVEGANGPEIKIEGKKQINLSSNNYLGLATHPDLKDAAKQAIDSHGVGAGAVRTINGTLDLHMELEKKISLFKGTEAAIAYQSGFNCNMAAISAVMDKHDAILSDALNHASIIDGCRLSKAKIIRFEHSDMTDLREKAKEAVESGAYNKVMVITDGVFSMDGDIAKLPEIVDIAEEFDLITYVDDAHGSGVTGDGAGTVKHFGLQEKVDFQMGTLSKAIGVIGGYVAGKQSLIDWLKVRSRPFLFSTAVSPADAVASTRAIDMLMESTELNKKLWEKGAYLKKGLKALGFDIGNSETPITPCIIGDEKQAQTFSKRLYEEGVYAKAIVFPTVPQGTGRVRNMPTAAHTQEMLDRAIRIYEKIGKEMNLI from the coding sequence ATGACAAGCCGAAATTTGGATCAATTTTTGGAATCTAATATTGCCAATTTAAAGGAAAAAGGTCTTTACAATGAGATTGATACCGTAGAAGGTGCAAATGGTCCTGAAATTAAAATAGAGGGAAAAAAACAAATCAACCTGTCTTCCAATAATTACCTGGGGCTTGCTACGCATCCAGATTTAAAAGATGCGGCAAAGCAAGCGATTGATTCTCATGGCGTCGGAGCCGGCGCTGTACGTACCATTAATGGAACCCTTGATTTGCATATGGAGTTGGAAAAGAAAATTTCTCTATTTAAAGGAACGGAAGCAGCGATTGCTTACCAGTCCGGATTCAACTGTAATATGGCAGCGATTTCAGCTGTTATGGATAAACATGACGCGATTCTGTCAGATGCTTTAAATCACGCCTCCATTATTGACGGCTGCCGTTTATCGAAAGCAAAAATAATTCGGTTCGAACATTCAGATATGACAGATTTACGTGAGAAAGCGAAAGAAGCGGTAGAATCAGGAGCATATAATAAAGTGATGGTCATTACGGACGGGGTTTTTTCGATGGACGGAGATATCGCCAAGCTTCCGGAGATTGTGGATATTGCGGAAGAATTCGATTTAATCACCTATGTCGATGATGCCCATGGTTCCGGCGTAACTGGAGACGGAGCCGGGACGGTAAAGCATTTTGGTCTGCAGGAGAAAGTGGATTTCCAAATGGGCACATTGTCCAAAGCAATTGGTGTCATTGGAGGTTATGTAGCAGGGAAACAGTCCCTCATTGATTGGCTTAAAGTCCGTTCCCGTCCATTTTTATTTTCTACAGCTGTGTCCCCGGCAGATGCAGTAGCGAGTACCAGAGCGATTGATATGTTAATGGAAAGTACGGAATTGAATAAGAAGCTGTGGGAGAAAGGCGCTTACTTGAAAAAAGGATTAAAAGCGCTTGGCTTTGATATTGGAAACAGTGAAACACCGATTACCCCTTGTATTATCGGGGATGAAAAACAAGCTCAGACATTTAGTAAGAGGCTATACGAAGAAGGTGTTTATGCGAAAGCGATTGTATTCCCGACAGTTCCACAAGGTACCGGACGTGTCCGGAATATGCCGACCGCTGCACATACACAAGAAATGCTGGACCGTGCTATCCGCATTTATGAAAAGATTGGCAAAGAGATGAACCTCATTTAA